Below is a window of Flavobacterium sp. N2820 DNA.
GAAGTACAAACTATATCGGTTAAAGTTTTCACTTCGGCTGTGCAATTGATGTATGTTACAACGGTATGATTTGGATATTTTTCTAAAAAGGCTTTGAATTCATCGTGTGTACATCCATCGGCAAGTGAACATCCTGCTTTTACATCAGGAACGATTACTTTTTTATTAGGATTGACAATTTTAGCTGTTTCTGCCATAAAATACACTCCTGCAAAAACAATAATATCAGCATCAACTTGAGATGCTTTTCTTGATAATTCAAGACTATCACCTACAAAATCCGCTATTTCTTGAATAGCTTCTTCTTGATAATAATGGGCGAGAATAACTGCATTTTTTTCTTTCTTTAGAGCAAGAATCTTTTCTTTTAAATACGTAATCGTTTTCATTAAAGGATGTTTTTATCTTCTATATAAGTAAATTTTTTAAAGCTTAAGAAAAGTCTCTCCAGTATTGAATTCACTAATTAAATCAAGAAGGGAAGTCTCTCTAAGGGTTTTTTTCAAATTTTCACGTAATGGCTTATATTTATGATGAAATGGACAAGGTTGTTTGTCGGAACAATCATGAAGTCCTAAACTGCATCGGTCAAATAAGTCATTTCCGTCGATAGCTTTTACCAGCTGGTCTAATTTTATTTGTTTCAATTGTGCTTTTTCAATTTCAAATCCACCACCATTTCCTTTAATCGATTTTATGATGTCGGCTTTTACTAAACGCTGTAATATTTTAGCTGTAAAAGGTTCTGGCGATTCAATTTTTCTAGCAATATCCCGAATACCACAACGTTTACCTGCAGACGATTCTGAGGCAATGTAAATTGTAGCTCGTATGGCATATTCACAGGTTTTCGAAAACATATTTAAAATTTACACAAAGTTAGGGATTTTAAATCATCGAAATATGATTTTAGTCATATTCTGATGGATATCCTTTTCCGAAATTGATTGCGAATCGGGTAGTGGTACAATCGTATTTTGATAATTTCTAAAATTTTGAATGTAAAAGTTTTTATCGTACCCTAATTCCAATAAAACGTTTTGCATTGCTGCAATATCTTCTGGATTAAATAGCGAAGAATGATAAGTAGTTCGGACTTCAAATGGAATGGAACTCGCTTGAAGCAATTTGAAGCAACTTATAAATTGAGTAAAAAAATCAGATTTAGTAATTGTATAGAATTTTTCTTTCGGACCTTTAAAATCCAAAGCCACATAATCGATGAGTTGTTCTTCTATTAGTTTTTCGAGTACTTTGGGCTGACTTCCATTTGTATCCACTTTAATTAAAAAACCTAAACTTTTCACTAATTTGATAAATAGAATAATGTCTTTGTGAATCAAACATTCTCCACCGCTAAAAACTACAGCATCCAACAAATTTCTTCTCGATTTTAAAAACGAAACAATTTCGGAAAAGTAAAAAGAACCTTTTCCGAAAACTATTTCGGGATTGTAACAATAATCACATTTCATATTACACCCTGCAAACCATAAGATACAAGCCGATTTATCGGGATAATCTAATAGGGTGAAGGGTGTAAAACTATGAATGGCTTTTTTGTTTAGAAAATTAAGATTTACATTCTCTAAAGTGGGTTCGTTGTTTGTGTTCACCTTTTTTTCCAATATTAAAACTTTCTACGGGTCTGTGATAGCCCATTACTCGTGTATAAACCAAACATTTGGTTCTTTTTTCATTGTGTTGAAGCAAAGCTTCAGTGGTTTGTGTTTGCATAAGAGGTTGTATTTAAGGTTGCTAATAATTCTTCATCGCATTTAGGACAATATTCGTGTTCGCCATTCAAATAGCCATGTTTTGGACAAACGCTGAAAACTGGAGTCACCGTGATATATGGCAATTTAAAATTCGTAATTACTTTTTTAATGAAATTACGACACGCTTCTACCGAACTCAATTTTTCGTTCATGTATAGGTGTAAAACCGTTCCTCCAGTGTACTGACATTGTAAATTATCTTGTAATAACAAAGCTTCAAACGGATCTTCGGTGTAATCTACGGGCAATTGCGAACTGTTCGTGTAGTAAATATTTTCGCCTTCACCCGCTTGAATAATATCGGAATACCGTTTTTTATCTTCTTTGGCAAAACGATAGGTTGTACCTTCTGCCGGAGTAGCTTCTAAGTTGTATAAATTGCCTGTTTCTTCTTGATAAGCTCTCATTTTGGTTCGGATGTGTTCCAAAATTTCAGTTGCGAATGCCATTCCGTAATCCGAAACAATGTCTTCTTTTCCGTCGGTGAAATTTTGAATCATTTCGTTAATTCCGTTCACACCAATTGTAGAGAAGTGGTTTCTAAAGTGTGGTAAATAACGTTTGGTATATGGAAATAATCCTCTATCATACATTTCCTGAATGAAAACGCGTTTTTTCTCTAAAGTTGCTTTCGAAATTTCTAACAAACGATCTAAATCGGAATATAATTTGGCTTTATTGCCTTTGTTCAAATAACCTAATCGCGCCATATTAATAGTTACGACACCGATACTTCCGGTCATTTCCGCACTTCCGAATAAGCCATTTCCTCTTTTTAATAATTCGCGTAAATCGAGTTGTAAACGGCAGCACATACTTCGTACGGCATTCGGTTTGTAGGCATTTGGATTTTCAACTTTATTGCCGTTTTCATCATATGTATATTGACTACCAATGAAATTTTGGAAGTAAGACGAACCAATTTTTGCGGTATTTTCAAAAAGAATATCGGTGTTTTCTCCGTACCAATCAAACTCTTCGGTAATATTAACCGTTGGAATAGGGAAGGTGAACGGTTGTCCATGAGCATCGCCTTCGGTCATAACGGTATAATAGGCTTTGTTGATGAGATTCATTTCTTTTTGGAAATGTTCGTAACGCATTTCGGTTATGTCTGAAGCGCCTCTTTCTTGGGCTCTTTTTATGAAATCTTCTGAAGTGATTCCTTTGAAAAGGTGTTGTTCGTTTCGTGTTGGGATTTGCTCTTTCAAATCATCCGGAACTACCCAATCTAAAGTAATATTCGTGAACGGCGATTGTCCCCAACGTGCTGGAACATTCAAGTTGTAGACGAAACTTCGAATCGCTTTTAAAACATCTTCATACGATAAATTATCTTTGAAAACATAAGGAGCTAAATAGGTGTCAAACGAACTAAACGCTTGAGCACCTGCCCATTCGCTTTGTAATATTCCTAAAAAATTGGCCATTTGCCCTAATGCTTCTCTAAAATGATTAGGTGGTCTGCTTTCCACTCTGCCTCGAACACCATTAAAACCTTCATTTAATAAAACACGTAAACTCCAACCCGCACAATAACCCGTTAAGCAATCTAAGTCGTGAATGTGAATATCGCCATTACGATGTGCGTAGCCTTCTTCTTTAGAATAGACTTTGTCTAACCAATAATTCGCAATGATTTTTCCTGCGACATTATTCACTAAACCTGCGTTGGAATACGAAGTATTAGCGTTGGCATTGATGCGCCAATCGGTTTGGTTGGTGTATTCTTCTATGGTTTGGGTACTGTCAACATAAGTGGTGTCATCATTCAAGCCTAATACGTGTTCGCGTTGAAGTTTTCGAGTATGACGAAACAACATGAAAGAACGCATTACTTCATAATGTCCATATTCGTAAAGTGTTTTTTCAATTTTATCTTGAATGTCTTCTACTGCCCAAGTGTCTTGATGAGACAACAATTGGAACACCGTTTCAATAACTTTTAGGTTTAAAGTTTCGCTTACACTGGCAAAAGCTTTTCTAATGGCTTCTTCTATTTTGAAAGGTTCAAAGGGTAAATACGTGCCATTTCGTTTGATTACAAATTTGTCCATATTGCAGAATTTTATTGTGGTATGGAGCAAATTTAGATATTAAAAAGACTTTTTAGTCTTGTTTGAATAAATAGTAATCAACAATTTAATGGTAATTATTGTTAATAAGTTGTTTTGTAAATAATTATTTATAATCCACTCATAATTGTAAACGAATATATTTTGCTATTTAAAAAAAGATGAAGTAAATTGATTCTATAAATGATCAAAAAATAGATAGTTTAGTTATTGGTTGTCTGTTGATTTGGCTCAATAATTAATTTTTGAAAATATTTATTTTTATTAATATGGTTTACGGTTTTCCGTAAAATTTATTGAAACCCTTTATTTACTTTAGCTACCGAAGGTACCCCCGTAAAAATACCTGGTTTGAAAATCAGGTATTTTTACGGGTTGTTTAGCACCTTTTTTTTTCTTATGTTTGGAAGTAAGTTTTTTATGACAATGATTAATCGGAATCCAGAACAAATCTTTCGAGATGAAAAAGATAAGTAGTTGTTTGTTAGCTATAGTGCGATACAAAATAAGATGTAAATTGACTTAGCATATAGAGTAGCAAAAATATTCAGCAGATTAAAAGCCATTTTAATGATTTATAAAAAATAATACGCAACAATAGTTGAGCATATCTACCCCAAAACAGCTAGCTATGTTCAACTAAATAGTATAAAAATGAGCATATAAATAAGTTAGCTGTGATTTTACCGAAACACTGTTCCAAACCTCACAGAAAAACAATTTGAACTTTACAGAAAAACATTATCATTAAAACTGTTTTAATTTTGTCAAATAACTTTAAAATAAAATAAAAATGGCAAAGACAGTAATTATCACAGGTGGAACAACAGGTATTGGCAAAGCAACAGCTCTACATTTTGCAAAAAATGGATACAATGTTGTTATTACAAGTAGAAATGCGAACAAAGAAACGGAAGTTTTGGAAGAATTTAAAAAAGAAGGTGCAGAGGTAACTTTCTTTCCTTTAGATGTAACGCGTGAAGAACAAGTTAAAAACGTAATTGACAAAACGGTTGAAAAATTTGGAAAATTAGATTCTATCGTTAACAATTCAGGAGTTTCTTTAGGAAATGCTTTATTGGCTGATACAGAATCGGACGAACTGAAACAAATGCTGGAAACTAATGTAATGGGTGTTTATTACGGAATGAAACACGCCATTAATGCAATGTTGAAAACAGGTGGCGGAACTATCGTAAACCTTGCTTCCATAGCAGGTTTGAATGGATTAGTAAGCACGGCTCAATACAACGCTTCTAAACACGCCGTTGTTGGTTTAACCAAAGGTGGTGCATTGGATTACGCTACCAAAAATATTCGTATAAATGCAGTTGCACCAGGAGCAATTAAAACCGATATTTTGAAAAATGCAATTGCTTCGGGAACTTATGATGTTTCGGGAATTGAAGCATTGCACCCAATGAAACGTTTAGGTGAACCGGAAGATATTGCAAAAGGAATTTTCTTTTTGGCTTCAGACGAAAATCCTTTTATGACGGGAACTGTATTGAGTATTGACGGTGGCTATAATGCAAAATAAACAAAATAAATAAATCCCTAAATTGGCTGTCTAAAAAGAGACAGCCTTTTCTATTTAAAAAATTAATAAAAATGGATATAATGCAAAACACTATAAATTGGTATAACGGAGAAATATTTGAGGGAAAATTTATCCTCGGATTTGGATTTTTCTTAATCTTAGCGGCTTTACTATTTTACTTTTTAGGGAATACGCCAACCGCAAAAGCATTGCTGATTCCAATGTTGGTTATAGGTATATTTTTTTCTATAACAGGTGCAAATATGATTCGTTCCAACGGAAAACAAAAGCAAGAAATTGCGAAAAAATATGAGCAAAACCCAAAAGAATTTATAAATGCCGAAATTAAACGTGTAGATGATTTTCAATATTTATACCCAATGTCTATCGCTATTAGTTTGGCTTGTTTTCTCATAGCCATTGCCCTGCTTTATCTTACACAAAATGTCCATTTAAAAGCAATCGCCATTTCATTAATATTATTCGGAATGGCTTTTGCCGTAATCGATTATTTTTCAAAAGAAAGAGCGACAATTTATTACGAACAATTAAAATCATAATTCTGAAATAATGATTGAAGATAGAACTCTAATTAATATTTTGTTTTCTTGCACATCGCAAGAGAAAAAAAATTTTGAACCTTTTGTTCAAGACCACGCTTTGGTCTGTGTTCTAAATGGAAAAATGATAATTAACGACGGCATAGAAACCTTTCAGTATAACAAAGGCGATATTGGTTTTGTATCAAAAAATCAATTAGTAAAAACCCAAAAAATCCCTCAAGACAATAAACCCTTTATGAGTATCAGCATTTTTTTACCCAAAGAAACGTTGTATAATTATTCAAAAGAACACCATATTTTACCAAAAGGAAATTATTTAGGAAAACCTAATTTTATATTTCAACCCGACCCATTTTTAAAAGGGTTTTTCGATTCTATGCTTCCTTATTTTGAAAATCAAGAGGCACTCACCAATAATTTAGCGACTATTAAAACTTTTGAGATTATTGAACTTTTGCTTCGGTATACCACAATTCAAAATTTACTTTTCAATTTTGAAGACGATTTTAAAATTGACTTGGAAGCGTATATGAACAAAAATTATATGCACAATATTCCGTTGGCGCAATTTGCAAAACTCACAGGTAGGAGTATTTCAACATTTAAAAGAGATTTCCAAGAAATTTTCAATCAAACCCCTAACAAATGGCTTATCAAAAAGCGATTAGATTTAGCCCACTTTTTAATATCAAAACAAGGCAAAAAGCCCAATGAAATTTATGACGATGTAGGTTTTATAAATTTCTCTCATTTTTCAAGAAGTTTCAAAGCAGAATTTGGAATAAACCCTTCAGAAATAGAAAAAAACCACAGCTAACAGGCGTTTGGCAAGATTGCGAATTTTGTAGTAAATACACGTTTATTTCTCGCAAGAAATTTTATCTTTGATAGAAAATAATCAGTTCCGAAGTTCGCAACCTCGCCAAGCGCCGGAACGTTGTGCGACATTGCAAAACAGAAATACTCTTAACAAATTAAGTAAAAATTATGGCATTAGACTTTTCAGAAATATTAGTAGTAGGTGTGTCTTCAAGAGCCTTATTTAATCTTGAAAAAGAGAATGAAATTTTCAAAAAAGAAAATATTGTAGGCTTTAGAAAATATCAATTAGAACACGAGGATGAATTACTTGAAAAAGGTACAGCTTTTCCATTAATTCAAGCATTATTAAAATTAAATGACTACGTTGACCCGAAAAAACCAATAGTGGAAGTTGTTGTAATGTCAAGGAATAGTCCTGAAACGGGAGTAAGAGTATTAAAAGCTATTAAACACTATAATTTACCTTTGACAAGATGGGCTTTTTCTGGAGGTGAACCTTTATCACCTTTTTTAGATGCTTTTGATGTTGACTTATTTCTTTCTAAAGATGAAAAAGAAGTTCAAAAAGTAATTGATAATTCGAATTGTGCGACAGCTTTAATTTACGATGCTCCTTTGGACTACAATCCTGAAACAGAACGTGTCAAGTTTGCATTTGACGCTGATGCGGTTGTTTTTTCAGAAGAATCCGAACTAATTTATAAAACTCAAGATTTACAAGCGTTCCATAAACACGAAGAGGAAAATGAAGATGTTCCTTTAAACGGTGGTCCTTTTGCTGAATTACTTAAAAAGTTGTCTAAAATTCAAGAAAAACTTCCAATGACTATTGAATTGACTCCATTACGAATTGCAATTGTTACGGCAAGAAATGCTCCAAGTCATATGAGAGTAATCAAAACTTTAAGACATTGGGGTGTATATGTAGACGAAGCATACTTTATGGGAGGTTTGTCAAAAGAGAATGTATTAAAAGCTTTTGGAGCACACATTTTCTTTGATGACCAAGAAATTCATTTAGATGGTTCGAGAAAAGTTGTACCCTGTGGTAAGGTACTATATAAATCGAATTCTCCAATGAAAAAATACGACCAAAGAATTATAACAGAAAAGTTACAAGAAAAGGAAATTGAAGCAAAAGAAGTTAAAGAATCTGAAAATATTTAAAGCAACGATCACACAACAGCGGTTTGGCGATATGCTATAAGCGAAACTACAAATTAATAAAAGACTAACGAATGAGACAATCATTACTTGACCTTATAGAGAAAACAATTGTTTACCAATATGACTTGCCAAATACAACAGCAGGAATATCAAAGACTATTGTTTCAGTTGACAATGACCAATGTTTCAAATCAATAGACAAAAACGACTTCACCGAAATTATTTATAACTCCATATTAGAATATTCATTTAATGAATTTGAA
It encodes the following:
- the nrdD gene encoding anaerobic ribonucleoside-triphosphate reductase, with translation MQTQTTEALLQHNEKRTKCLVYTRVMGYHRPVESFNIGKKGEHKQRTHFRECKS
- a CDS encoding manganese efflux pump encodes the protein MQNTINWYNGEIFEGKFILGFGFFLILAALLFYFLGNTPTAKALLIPMLVIGIFFSITGANMIRSNGKQKQEIAKKYEQNPKEFINAEIKRVDDFQYLYPMSIAISLACFLIAIALLYLTQNVHLKAIAISLILFGMAFAVIDYFSKERATIYYEQLKS
- a CDS encoding 5'-nucleotidase, producing MALDFSEILVVGVSSRALFNLEKENEIFKKENIVGFRKYQLEHEDELLEKGTAFPLIQALLKLNDYVDPKKPIVEVVVMSRNSPETGVRVLKAIKHYNLPLTRWAFSGGEPLSPFLDAFDVDLFLSKDEKEVQKVIDNSNCATALIYDAPLDYNPETERVKFAFDADAVVFSEESELIYKTQDLQAFHKHEEENEDVPLNGGPFAELLKKLSKIQEKLPMTIELTPLRIAIVTARNAPSHMRVIKTLRHWGVYVDEAYFMGGLSKENVLKAFGAHIFFDDQEIHLDGSRKVVPCGKVLYKSNSPMKKYDQRIITEKLQEKEIEAKEVKESENI
- a CDS encoding anaerobic ribonucleoside-triphosphate reductase activating protein produces the protein MNTNNEPTLENVNLNFLNKKAIHSFTPFTLLDYPDKSACILWFAGCNMKCDYCYNPEIVFGKGSFYFSEIVSFLKSRRNLLDAVVFSGGECLIHKDIILFIKLVKSLGFLIKVDTNGSQPKVLEKLIEEQLIDYVALDFKGPKEKFYTITKSDFFTQFISCFKLLQASSIPFEVRTTYHSSLFNPEDIAAMQNVLLELGYDKNFYIQNFRNYQNTIVPLPDSQSISEKDIHQNMTKIIFR
- a CDS encoding RrF2 family transcriptional regulator; the protein is MFSKTCEYAIRATIYIASESSAGKRCGIRDIARKIESPEPFTAKILQRLVKADIIKSIKGNGGGFEIEKAQLKQIKLDQLVKAIDGNDLFDRCSLGLHDCSDKQPCPFHHKYKPLRENLKKTLRETSLLDLISEFNTGETFLKL
- a CDS encoding SDR family NAD(P)-dependent oxidoreductase; the protein is MAKTVIITGGTTGIGKATALHFAKNGYNVVITSRNANKETEVLEEFKKEGAEVTFFPLDVTREEQVKNVIDKTVEKFGKLDSIVNNSGVSLGNALLADTESDELKQMLETNVMGVYYGMKHAINAMLKTGGGTIVNLASIAGLNGLVSTAQYNASKHAVVGLTKGGALDYATKNIRINAVAPGAIKTDILKNAIASGTYDVSGIEALHPMKRLGEPEDIAKGIFFLASDENPFMTGTVLSIDGGYNAK
- a CDS encoding ribonucleoside triphosphate reductase, whose protein sequence is MDKFVIKRNGTYLPFEPFKIEEAIRKAFASVSETLNLKVIETVFQLLSHQDTWAVEDIQDKIEKTLYEYGHYEVMRSFMLFRHTRKLQREHVLGLNDDTTYVDSTQTIEEYTNQTDWRINANANTSYSNAGLVNNVAGKIIANYWLDKVYSKEEGYAHRNGDIHIHDLDCLTGYCAGWSLRVLLNEGFNGVRGRVESRPPNHFREALGQMANFLGILQSEWAGAQAFSSFDTYLAPYVFKDNLSYEDVLKAIRSFVYNLNVPARWGQSPFTNITLDWVVPDDLKEQIPTRNEQHLFKGITSEDFIKRAQERGASDITEMRYEHFQKEMNLINKAYYTVMTEGDAHGQPFTFPIPTVNITEEFDWYGENTDILFENTAKIGSSYFQNFIGSQYTYDENGNKVENPNAYKPNAVRSMCCRLQLDLRELLKRGNGLFGSAEMTGSIGVVTINMARLGYLNKGNKAKLYSDLDRLLEISKATLEKKRVFIQEMYDRGLFPYTKRYLPHFRNHFSTIGVNGINEMIQNFTDGKEDIVSDYGMAFATEILEHIRTKMRAYQEETGNLYNLEATPAEGTTYRFAKEDKKRYSDIIQAGEGENIYYTNSSQLPVDYTEDPFEALLLQDNLQCQYTGGTVLHLYMNEKLSSVEACRNFIKKVITNFKLPYITVTPVFSVCPKHGYLNGEHEYCPKCDEELLATLNTTSYANTNH
- a CDS encoding helix-turn-helix domain-containing protein; protein product: MIEDRTLINILFSCTSQEKKNFEPFVQDHALVCVLNGKMIINDGIETFQYNKGDIGFVSKNQLVKTQKIPQDNKPFMSISIFLPKETLYNYSKEHHILPKGNYLGKPNFIFQPDPFLKGFFDSMLPYFENQEALTNNLATIKTFEIIELLLRYTTIQNLLFNFEDDFKIDLEAYMNKNYMHNIPLAQFAKLTGRSISTFKRDFQEIFNQTPNKWLIKKRLDLAHFLISKQGKKPNEIYDDVGFINFSHFSRSFKAEFGINPSEIEKNHS